The Sphingobium sp. BYY-5 genome contains a region encoding:
- a CDS encoding UvrD-helicase domain-containing protein — protein MTLPAPSPDDPPYLKGLNTPQREAVLTTEGPVLVLAGAGTGKTAALTARLAHLIATRRAWPSEILAVTFTNKAAREMRVRVGAMIGDAVEGMPWLGTFHAIAAKMLRRHAKLVGLQSNFTILDTDDQLRLMKQLIQAEGIDEKRWPARQLGGLIDQWKNKGWTPEDVGAGESEGYAHGKGQKLYAAYQARLRDVNACDFGDLLLHILTILKKHRDVLEQYQQKFRYIMVDEYQDTNSSQYLWLRLLAQTRKNICCVGDDDQSIYSWRGAEVANILRFEKDFPGATIIRLEQNYRSTPHILGAASGVIAENGNRLGKTLWTDIDVGEKVQVVGVWDGPEEARRVGEEIEAIERNGGSLDEVAILVRAQHQTREFEDRFIQIGLPYRIVGGFRFYERAEIRDALAYLRLVNQPADDLAFERIVNVPKRGLGDKAVEKLHRLARAEGIPLALAAARILDTDELTPQARRSLGSFIGDLARWRDRAAQLPHAELARQILDESGYTAILQTERTTESAGRLENLSELARAMEEYETLGAFLEHVSLVMDNEAQADERKITIMTIHAAKGLEFDTVFLAGWEEGIFPSQRALDEGGLNSLEEERRLAYVAITRARKRCIILHAANRRIYGQWTSSIPSRFVGELPPEHVEQESSMTGGASLWRANWSERDDPFANVARGSGRGPGWQRAQSSGQFSREPVRIVEARTSAVSLGNKSRSDMSVGLRVFHQKFGYGTVAEIEGNKLEIDFETAGRKRVMDSFVQPA, from the coding sequence ATGACGCTCCCAGCCCCCTCTCCCGACGATCCGCCCTATCTGAAGGGGTTGAACACCCCCCAGCGGGAGGCTGTGCTGACGACCGAGGGGCCGGTGCTGGTGCTGGCGGGCGCGGGTACGGGCAAGACGGCGGCGCTGACCGCGCGGCTCGCCCATCTGATCGCGACGCGCCGTGCCTGGCCGTCGGAAATCCTGGCCGTCACCTTCACCAACAAGGCCGCGCGGGAAATGCGCGTGCGCGTCGGCGCGATGATCGGCGATGCGGTCGAGGGGATGCCCTGGCTCGGCACCTTTCACGCCATCGCCGCGAAGATGCTGCGCCGCCATGCCAAACTGGTCGGGCTGCAATCCAATTTCACCATCCTCGACACCGACGATCAGTTGCGCCTGATGAAGCAGCTCATCCAGGCGGAAGGGATCGACGAGAAGCGCTGGCCCGCGCGGCAGCTTGGCGGCCTGATCGACCAGTGGAAGAATAAGGGCTGGACGCCGGAGGATGTCGGCGCAGGCGAGAGCGAAGGCTATGCCCATGGCAAGGGGCAGAAGCTCTACGCCGCTTACCAGGCGCGGCTGCGGGACGTAAATGCCTGCGATTTCGGTGACTTGTTGCTACATATTCTGACGATATTGAAGAAGCATCGCGACGTGCTGGAGCAATATCAGCAGAAATTCCGCTATATCATGGTGGACGAATATCAGGACACCAACTCCAGCCAGTATCTCTGGCTGCGGCTGCTGGCGCAGACCCGCAAGAATATCTGCTGCGTCGGCGACGACGACCAGTCCATCTATTCATGGCGTGGCGCAGAAGTCGCCAATATCCTGCGGTTTGAAAAGGATTTTCCGGGTGCGACCATCATTCGTCTGGAACAGAATTATCGATCCACGCCCCACATCCTGGGTGCAGCGTCGGGCGTGATCGCGGAAAATGGCAATCGCCTGGGCAAGACGCTCTGGACCGACATCGACGTGGGGGAAAAGGTGCAGGTCGTCGGCGTCTGGGACGGCCCGGAGGAAGCCCGGCGTGTCGGCGAAGAGATTGAGGCGATCGAACGGAACGGCGGATCGCTGGACGAAGTGGCCATATTGGTCCGCGCCCAGCACCAGACCCGCGAGTTTGAGGACCGCTTCATCCAGATCGGCCTGCCCTATCGCATCGTCGGCGGCTTTCGCTTCTATGAGCGGGCGGAAATCCGCGATGCGCTGGCCTATCTGCGCCTCGTCAACCAGCCGGCCGACGATCTCGCCTTCGAACGCATCGTCAATGTGCCCAAGCGCGGGCTGGGCGACAAGGCGGTGGAAAAGCTGCATCGGCTGGCGCGGGCGGAGGGAATTCCCCTGGCGCTGGCGGCGGCGCGCATCCTCGACACCGACGAACTGACGCCGCAGGCGCGCCGTTCGCTGGGCAGTTTCATCGGCGATCTCGCCCGCTGGCGCGATCGGGCGGCGCAATTGCCCCATGCCGAACTGGCGCGGCAGATATTGGACGAAAGCGGCTATACCGCGATACTCCAGACGGAGCGCACGACCGAAAGCGCCGGACGGCTGGAAAATCTGAGCGAACTCGCCCGCGCCATGGAGGAATATGAAACGCTGGGCGCGTTCCTCGAACATGTGTCGCTGGTCATGGACAATGAGGCGCAGGCGGACGAGCGCAAGATCACGATCATGACCATCCACGCCGCCAAGGGGCTGGAATTCGACACGGTGTTCCTGGCCGGTTGGGAGGAAGGCATCTTCCCCTCGCAGCGCGCGCTGGATGAAGGCGGCCTCAACAGCCTGGAGGAAGAGCGCCGCCTTGCCTATGTGGCGATCACCCGCGCGCGCAAGCGTTGTATCATTCTCCACGCCGCCAACCGCCGCATCTACGGCCAGTGGACCAGTTCCATCCCTTCGCGCTTCGTCGGCGAACTGCCGCCCGAACATGTCGAGCAGGAAAGCAGCATGACCGGCGGCGCATCGCTGTGGCGCGCCAACTGGTCGGAACGCGACGATCCCTTCGCCAATGTCGCAAGGGGCAGCGGGCGCGGTCCCGGCTGGCAGCGAGCGCAATCGTCCGGCCAGTTCAGCCGCGAACCGGTACGAATCGTCGAGGCGCGCACTTCCGCCGTGTCACTGGGCAACAAGAGCCGCAGCGACATGAGCGTGGGCCTGCGCGTCTTCCACCAGAAATTCGGCTACGGCACCGTCGCGGAGATCGAAGGTAATAAGCTGGAGATTGATTTCGAGACGGCCGGGCGGAAACGGGTGATGGACAGCTTCGTCCAGCCTGCCTAG
- a CDS encoding class I SAM-dependent methyltransferase has product MTTGATNWFDQGGANYARYRPDYPDELAAALAALAPDRRLAVDVGCGNGQFTRRLAEYFEAVVGVDPSADQIAHAVPDARIDYRCAAAEALPLEDGAASLLTAAQAAHWFDLPAFHAEARRIGMDGAAIALVSYGVARLDPGAINDRLAHFHDEDVGPYWPSERHMVENGYADMDFPFPAIAVPAMAIHRDWNAHQLLGYVGTWSAVRRAREAGQEQRLSDFATDLLDLWGDPERQRAISWPISVRAGRLS; this is encoded by the coding sequence ATGACGACAGGCGCCACCAACTGGTTCGATCAAGGTGGCGCCAACTATGCGCGCTATCGTCCGGATTATCCCGATGAACTGGCGGCTGCGCTGGCCGCGCTCGCGCCTGACCGGCGGCTGGCGGTCGATGTCGGTTGCGGCAATGGCCAGTTCACGCGGCGTCTAGCCGAATATTTCGAGGCGGTCGTGGGCGTCGATCCCAGTGCCGACCAGATCGCCCATGCCGTACCCGACGCCCGGATCGACTATCGCTGCGCCGCCGCCGAAGCATTGCCGCTGGAGGATGGCGCGGCCAGCCTCCTCACCGCCGCGCAGGCGGCCCATTGGTTCGACCTGCCCGCTTTCCATGCCGAAGCGCGGCGCATCGGTATGGACGGCGCGGCGATCGCGCTGGTCAGCTATGGCGTAGCCCGGCTCGATCCGGGGGCGATCAACGACCGGCTTGCCCATTTTCACGACGAAGATGTCGGCCCTTACTGGCCGTCCGAACGGCATATGGTCGAAAATGGCTATGCCGACATGGATTTTCCCTTCCCGGCGATCGCGGTGCCGGCCATGGCCATCCACCGCGACTGGAACGCGCATCAACTGCTTGGCTATGTCGGCACCTGGTCCGCCGTCCGCCGCGCGCGGGAGGCTGGACAGGAACAGCGATTGTCGGACTTCGCGACCGACCTTCTCGACCTGTGGGGCGATCCGGAACGACAACGCGCCATATCCTGGCCGATCAGCGTGCGGGCGGGACGCTTGTCATAG
- the rsmD gene encoding 16S rRNA (guanine(966)-N(2))-methyltransferase RsmD — MRIISGQWRGRPLTAPKGDATRPTADRTRETLFSMLTSRIGSFEGLAVGDFFAGSGALGFEALSRGAASCLFVEQDKAALDAIRANGDKLGIRPDIRAASVLSLGPAGKPLDLIFMDPPYDSGAGQVALDKLSRLGWTNSATWISIETERREDVAVKGFAIDAVRDIGKARLTLLRAED; from the coding sequence ATGAGGATCATTTCCGGCCAATGGCGCGGGCGGCCGCTGACGGCGCCCAAGGGTGACGCAACCCGTCCTACCGCCGACCGTACGCGCGAAACGCTTTTTTCCATGCTGACCAGCCGCATCGGTTCCTTCGAGGGGCTGGCGGTGGGCGATTTCTTCGCCGGATCGGGCGCGCTGGGCTTCGAAGCCCTGTCGCGCGGCGCAGCCTCCTGCCTGTTCGTGGAGCAGGACAAGGCGGCGCTGGACGCGATCCGCGCCAATGGCGACAAGCTGGGCATCCGTCCCGACATCCGCGCAGCCAGCGTCCTGTCGCTCGGCCCGGCGGGCAAGCCGCTCGACCTCATCTTCATGGACCCGCCCTATGATAGCGGCGCGGGGCAAGTGGCGCTCGACAAATTGTCGCGGCTCGGCTGGACCAACAGCGCGACCTGGATCAGCATCGAAACCGAACGGCGCGAAGATGTGGCGGTCAAGGGGTTCGCCATCGATGCCGTGCGCGACATCGGCAAGGCGCGACTGACTCTGTTGCGGGCCGAGGATTGA
- a CDS encoding pseudouridine synthase encodes MKPRAERPLTDRNRPDRARGDAPRAGTSSPRSAAPKDGPRPDRREEGRPERPRPDRNRSDRPRADAPRFGATKPYPPRRPGTKKAAGPAHPANPHPAHAIAASDGKGEPQRIAKLLARAGIASRREIERMIEDGRIARDGVAIDTPATLLTSLHGITVDGVAVAAPPPARLFLFHKPTGCLTTEHDPAGRPTIYDRLPEGLPRLMPIGRLDMNTEGLLLLTTDGGFKRQMELPATGVPRTYRARAFGEVSQQQLEDLFDGLEIDGIRYGQIEANLERRTGRNQWIEMTLTEGKNREVRRVLEHLDLKVNRLIRTAYGPFSLDEMAVGAVEEVRQHDLILFRKSLKDPDA; translated from the coding sequence GTGAAACCCCGTGCCGAGCGTCCCCTTACGGATCGCAACCGTCCCGACCGCGCGCGCGGCGATGCACCGCGCGCTGGCACATCATCCCCACGCAGCGCTGCGCCAAAGGACGGCCCTCGTCCCGACCGGCGCGAAGAAGGTCGCCCCGAACGTCCGCGCCCGGACCGCAACCGTTCCGACCGGCCGCGCGCCGATGCTCCGCGCTTCGGCGCGACCAAGCCCTATCCGCCGCGTAGGCCCGGCACAAAAAAAGCTGCCGGTCCTGCCCATCCGGCCAATCCCCATCCCGCCCACGCCATCGCCGCGTCGGATGGCAAGGGCGAACCGCAGCGCATCGCCAAGCTGCTTGCCCGCGCGGGCATCGCTTCCCGCCGTGAAATCGAGCGGATGATCGAGGATGGCCGCATCGCGAGGGATGGTGTCGCGATCGATACCCCCGCGACCCTGCTGACATCGCTCCATGGCATCACGGTCGATGGTGTCGCGGTCGCCGCGCCGCCGCCCGCGCGCCTCTTCCTCTTCCACAAGCCGACCGGCTGCCTCACCACCGAGCATGATCCGGCCGGGCGTCCGACCATCTATGACCGACTGCCCGAAGGCCTGCCGCGCCTGATGCCGATCGGGCGGCTGGACATGAACACCGAAGGGCTGCTGCTGCTCACCACCGATGGTGGTTTCAAGCGGCAGATGGAGCTACCCGCGACCGGCGTGCCGCGTACCTACCGCGCGCGCGCTTTTGGCGAGGTCAGCCAGCAACAACTGGAAGACCTGTTCGACGGGCTGGAGATTGACGGCATTCGCTATGGCCAGATCGAGGCCAATCTGGAACGCCGCACCGGCCGCAATCAGTGGATCGAAATGACCCTGACCGAAGGCAAGAACCGCGAGGTGCGCCGCGTTCTGGAGCATCTCGACCTCAAGGTGAACCGCCTGATCCGCACCGCCTATGGCCCCTTCAGTCTGGACGAAATGGCGGTCGGGGCGGTCGAGGAAGTGCGCCAGCATGACCTGATCCTCTTCCGCAAGAGCCTGAAAGACCCGGACGCATGA
- a CDS encoding response regulator → MFFGLVKEGEARKPRRKAVRTVLVVEDEPLVAFDNEHALVQAGYRIAATVDDYAHAARVIDAGGVDLVIADVTLHGKKSGIDVARHAGAQGLPVLFVTGRCPMDARALAVGCLAKPFAPRDLVAAIAVVDAVLRGVRQPKSPPGLSLFAPIS, encoded by the coding sequence ATGTTTTTCGGGCTGGTGAAAGAAGGGGAAGCACGCAAGCCGCGCCGCAAGGCCGTCCGCACCGTGTTGGTTGTGGAGGATGAACCGCTGGTCGCCTTCGACAATGAACATGCGCTGGTGCAGGCCGGGTATCGCATCGCCGCGACCGTGGACGATTACGCCCATGCGGCCCGCGTCATCGATGCGGGCGGGGTGGATCTGGTGATTGCCGACGTTACCCTGCACGGCAAGAAGAGCGGCATCGACGTTGCCCGTCATGCCGGGGCACAGGGGCTGCCGGTGCTGTTTGTCACCGGCCGATGCCCGATGGATGCGCGCGCGCTGGCGGTGGGATGTCTGGCCAAACCTTTCGCTCCGCGCGATCTGGTGGCCGCGATCGCCGTGGTCGACGCCGTGCTGCGCGGTGTGCGCCAGCCCAAGTCGCCGCCGGGGCTGAGCCTGTTCGCCCCTATATCCTGA
- a CDS encoding MFS transporter has product MNDATQASHSWLDAVRPYVEKAPLAAFFLGVSSGAPFAMIAATLTTRLAQDGIDKKAVTAFTLAFLVYNLKWLWAWIVDGVRLPIIGRMGQRVSWLLVAGLFVMAAMAYLALVDPKTSLMQTAYAAILVGMAGATYDIVIDAYRIELLKPEQLGVGSGMSQYGWRIGSVAAGSLALVLAARIGWHGAYLACALFALPAMLTGLLMGEPERHRDPIARRGVSEVMASITGPLVEFFKRRGALLVLLFILLHKIGDTLANLTFRLLFDDLGYTNDEIALYDVGMGFWAYLIGIFVGGILYARLGMKRSVLLSLILMCVSNFSFAALAALGKSNWGMAGAIGFENIASGIGGVTVVAYFSALCDLRFTAAQYALISAAASIVGRFLTGTTAGGLIEQFGYVDFYLLTTALAVPGILLFWLMMRAGLIDASVGTAATETGEAP; this is encoded by the coding sequence ATGAACGACGCCACACAGGCCAGCCATAGCTGGCTCGACGCCGTAAGGCCTTATGTGGAAAAGGCGCCGTTGGCGGCGTTTTTCCTGGGCGTTTCTTCGGGTGCGCCCTTCGCGATGATCGCGGCGACGCTGACGACCCGGCTGGCGCAGGATGGCATCGACAAGAAGGCGGTGACGGCCTTCACCCTGGCTTTCCTGGTCTATAATCTGAAATGGCTGTGGGCGTGGATCGTCGATGGCGTGCGGTTGCCGATCATCGGTCGAATGGGGCAGCGTGTGTCCTGGCTGCTCGTGGCGGGCCTGTTCGTCATGGCGGCCATGGCCTATCTGGCGCTGGTCGATCCCAAGACGAGCCTGATGCAGACCGCCTATGCCGCCATCCTGGTCGGCATGGCCGGCGCGACCTACGACATCGTGATCGACGCCTATCGCATCGAATTGCTGAAGCCTGAGCAACTCGGCGTCGGTTCGGGCATGTCGCAATATGGCTGGCGGATCGGTTCGGTCGCCGCCGGATCGCTGGCGCTGGTGCTGGCGGCGCGGATCGGCTGGCACGGCGCCTATCTGGCCTGCGCCCTGTTTGCGTTGCCGGCGATGCTGACGGGCCTGCTGATGGGAGAACCGGAACGGCATCGCGATCCGATCGCCCGGCGCGGTGTCAGCGAAGTCATGGCGTCGATCACCGGCCCGCTGGTCGAGTTCTTCAAGCGGCGTGGCGCCCTGTTGGTGCTGTTGTTCATCCTGCTGCACAAGATCGGCGACACGCTGGCCAACCTGACCTTCCGCCTGTTGTTCGACGATCTGGGCTATACCAATGACGAAATCGCCCTCTATGACGTCGGCATGGGCTTTTGGGCCTATCTGATCGGCATCTTCGTCGGCGGCATCCTCTATGCACGGCTGGGGATGAAGCGGTCGGTGTTGCTCAGCCTGATCCTGATGTGCGTATCTAATTTCAGCTTTGCCGCTCTGGCTGCGCTGGGGAAGAGCAATTGGGGCATGGCGGGCGCGATCGGTTTCGAGAATATCGCCAGCGGCATCGGCGGCGTCACGGTGGTGGCCTATTTCTCCGCGCTATGCGATCTGCGCTTCACCGCCGCGCAATATGCGCTGATCTCGGCGGCGGCGAGCATCGTCGGACGCTTCCTGACCGGCACGACGGCGGGGGGATTGATCGAACAGTTCGGTTATGTCGATTTCTACCTGTTGACGACCGCCTTGGCGGTGCCGGGCATATTGCTCTTCTGGTTGATGATGCGTGCGGGCCTGATCGACGCCAGCGTCGGAACGGCGGCGACGGAGACAGGCGAAGCGCCATGA
- a CDS encoding tetratricopeptide repeat protein, with the protein MIFLVASMCVQILCAVHAIRSGRNQIWLLFIFLFSILGCFAYLVLEVLPAHWNNRHVRTARAQVVGKVDPERAVRDAERSLELAETAANYIALGDAQTVRHRYADAEVAYRKALTLGPGNDWATQVKLAAMLFECGKSGEALRLLDAAPELARGSEWDRRALLRARILADLGRVAEARTLFEDVVERMAGEEARCHYAAFLLQQGDSHRARSILEEVEQRARRMDRTQRASQADMYRWAGERLAELRQN; encoded by the coding sequence ATGATCTTCCTCGTCGCGTCGATGTGCGTCCAGATTCTCTGCGCGGTTCATGCCATCCGGTCTGGCCGGAACCAGATCTGGCTGCTGTTCATCTTCCTCTTCTCGATATTGGGCTGCTTTGCCTATCTGGTGCTGGAAGTGTTGCCGGCGCATTGGAACAACCGCCATGTCCGCACCGCGCGGGCGCAGGTGGTGGGCAAGGTCGATCCGGAGCGGGCGGTGCGCGATGCCGAGCGGAGCCTGGAACTGGCCGAAACCGCCGCCAACTATATCGCGCTGGGCGATGCGCAGACGGTGCGCCACCGCTATGCCGATGCAGAGGTGGCTTATCGCAAGGCCTTGACGCTGGGACCGGGCAATGACTGGGCCACGCAGGTCAAGCTGGCCGCTATGCTGTTCGAGTGCGGGAAGAGCGGCGAGGCATTGCGCCTGCTGGATGCCGCGCCGGAACTGGCGCGCGGGAGCGAGTGGGACCGGCGCGCCTTGCTGCGGGCGCGCATATTGGCTGACCTGGGTCGGGTTGCGGAGGCGCGGACGCTGTTCGAGGATGTGGTGGAGCGGATGGCCGGTGAGGAAGCGCGATGCCATTATGCGGCCTTCCTGCTGCAACAGGGTGACAGCCATCGGGCGCGATCGATTCTGGAGGAGGTCGAGCAGCGCGCGCGCCGTATGGACCGGACGCAACGCGCATCGCAGGCGGACATGTATCGCTGGGCTGGTGAACGGCTTGCCGAACTACGACAGAATTAG
- the msrB gene encoding peptide-methionine (R)-S-oxide reductase MsrB → MSDYRKTAEAVARLTPEQYHVTQHSGTERPGTGEYLANKASGIYVDIVSGEPLFASSDKYESGCGWPSFTKAIEPANVAERHDSSHGMVRTEVRSAHGDSHLGHVFNDGPPDRGGLRYCINSASLRFVPRDRMEAEGYGAYLPQVEDVA, encoded by the coding sequence ATGTCAGATTATCGCAAGACCGCCGAAGCTGTTGCCCGGCTGACGCCCGAACAATATCATGTCACCCAGCACAGCGGCACCGAACGCCCCGGCACCGGCGAATATCTCGCCAACAAGGCGTCGGGCATCTATGTCGACATCGTGTCGGGCGAACCTCTATTCGCCTCATCCGACAAATATGAATCCGGCTGCGGCTGGCCGAGCTTCACCAAAGCGATCGAGCCGGCCAATGTCGCGGAACGGCATGATAGTTCGCACGGCATGGTCCGCACGGAGGTGCGCTCCGCCCATGGCGACAGCCATCTTGGCCATGTGTTCAACGACGGTCCTCCCGACCGAGGTGGCCTGCGCTACTGCATCAACTCAGCCTCGCTGCGGTTCGTACCGCGCGACCGGATGGAGGCCGAAGGCTATGGCGCCTACCTCCCCCAGGTGGAGGATGTGGCGTAA